One part of the Mustela erminea isolate mMusErm1 chromosome 11, mMusErm1.Pri, whole genome shotgun sequence genome encodes these proteins:
- the WDR60 gene encoding WD repeat-containing protein 60 isoform X8: MRSTRLLRLLDLDFSFTFSLLDLPPVNEYDMYIRNFGKKNTKQAYVQYNEDAVDRDIQTEETETRGVWTQHPAEGAAASGGSGSGELCDVATAPKVDTPRLSSFLRAACQVIAVLLEEDRLGPEPSWSPGTQDGTLPISDRSSQLNTGLPFLQKGTDGACWERTDVLRLYPKPERAGRESPWSGSIGVAPGKAQCDAGKTSFCSCHDPPDRTVLCLCASRGQRQTVVSVHGLPGAPFAPALDSRYVLCVWDIWQPSGPQKVLICESKVTCCCFSPFKAFLLFAGTVHGSVVVWDLREDSGIHRYVKLGDCFWTFRTATFSTDGILTSVNHCSPVQAVEAVSTSVYRKQSFVLSPFSTQEEMSGLSFHVASLDESGVLNVWVVVELPKADIAGSVSDLGLIPGGRVKLVHGAAVRLSDRLSHTCFEFWGATQTLNVKFLPSDPSHFIVGTDVGLISHGTRQDLKVSPKLYKPQQPGMRPVKVNVIDFSPFGEPVFLAGCSDGSLRLHQLTSERPLLQWDGSTDGHAVTGLHWSLTRPAVFLAQDDTSCIYVWDLLESDLGPVAKQRISPDRLVAMTVVGEAEKANGSFLALVLARASGRVDVQYLKRTWAAPVADELRKLQLLLREAL; encoded by the exons ATGCGCAGTACAAGGCTGCTTCGGCTCCTGGACTTggatttttccttcactttctctctcttggaTCTGCCCCCAGTGAATGAATATGACATGTATATCAgaaactttgggaaaaaaaataccaagcaG GCCTACGTCCAGTACAACGAGGATGCTGTGGACAGAGACATCCAGACTGAGGAGACAGAGACCCGAGGGGTGTGGACGCAGCACCCTGCCGAGGGCGCCGCTGCGTCAGGCG GGAGCGGGAGCGGAGAGCTCTGTGATGTGGCCACCGCACCGAAGGTCGACACGCCCCGGCTGTCCAGCTTCCTCCGGGCGGCCTGCCAG GTGATTGCGGTTCTGCTTGAAGAGGACCGTTTGGGACCCGAGCCCAGCTGGAGCCCTGGGACGCAGGACGGCACCCTGCCCATCAGTGACAGGTCCTCGCAGCTGAACACCGGCCTGCCGTTCCTTCAGA AGGGCACAGATGGCGCCTGTTGGGAGAGAACGGATGTCCTCAGGCTTTACCCGAAGCCAGAGAGAGCCGGCAGGGAGAGCCCGTGGTCGGGCAGTATTGGGGTTGCACCGGGAAAGGCACAGTGCGATGCCGGCAAGACCAGCTTCTGCAGCTGCCACGACCCCCCGG ATCGGACAGTGTTGTGCTTATGTGCCTCTCGGGGGCAGAGACAGACGGTGGTGTCTGTGCACGGACTTCCTGGAGCCCCGTTCGCCCCTGCTCTGGACAGCAGATACGTACTGTGCGTGTGGGATATCTGGCAGCCTTCGGGGCCCCAGAAGGTGCTGATATGCGAGTCGAAG GTCACGTGTTGCTGCTTTAGCCCTTTTAAAGCCTTTTTACTGTTTGCTGGGACAGTGCACGGCTCGGTGGTCGTGTGGGACCTACGAGAAGATTCCGGAATACATCGTTATGTGAAGCTGGGTGATTGCTTCTGGACGTTCAGGACAGCAACGTTTTCTACTG ACGGCATCCTGACTTCCGTAAACCACTGCAGTCCCGTTCAGGCGGTGGAAGCTGTCTCCACGTCTGTCTACAGGAAACAGAGTTTTGTGCTTTCTCCCTTTTCTACTCAAGAAG AGATGTCAGGTTTGTCATTCCACGTCGCTTCCCTGGATGAAAGTGGGGTTCTCAATGTGTGG GTGGTGGTTGAATTACCGAAGGCAGACATTGCAGGCTCAGTAAGTGACTTAG GTCTGATCCCCGGAGGGAGGGTAAAGCTGGTGCACGGTGCTGCGGTTCGGCTGAGCGACCG CCTTTCCCATACGTGCTTTGAATTCTGGGGGGCCACGCAAACCCTGAACGTGAAGTTTCTTCCTTCAGACCCTAGTCACTTCATTGTTGGCACAGACGTG GGTCTTATAAGTCATGGCACCAGACAAGATTTGAAAGTATCTCCCAAATTGTACAAACCCCAGCAACCTGGTATGAGACCCGTCAAAGTGAATGTGATTGATTTTTCACCATTTGGAGAACCAGTATTCTTG gccGGCTGCTCAGACGGAAGCCTCCGGTTGCACCAGCTGACCTCCGAGCGCCCTCTCCTTCAGTGGGACGGCAGCACCGACGGCCACGCGGTCACAGGCCTCCACTGGTCCTTGACCAGACCTGCCGTGTTTCTGGCCCAGGATGACACGTCCTGTATTTATGTCTGGGATCTGCTGGAAAGCGATCTGGGTCCTGTAGCCAAACAGCGCATCTCCCCAGACAG GCTGGTGGCCATGACAGTCGTGGGTGAAGCCGAGAAGGCCAACGGCAGCTTCCTGGCCCTGGTGCTGGCCAGAGCCTCTGGCCGCGTGGACGTCCAGTACCTGAAGAGGACGTGGGCAGCCCCCGTGGCAGACGAGCTGAGGAAGCTGCAGCTGCTCCTGCGGGAAGCCCTGTAG